The stretch of DNA CGCTGGTCGAGCGTCTGGAGAACGGCGAGCTGTCGCTGGAAGACTCGTTGACCGCCTTCGAGCAAGGCATCGGCCTGACCCGCGATTGCCAGGCGGCGCTGGCCCAGGCCGAGCAGAAGGTGCAGATCCTGCTGGAGCGCGATGGCGAGCTGGCCGAAGAACCCTTCGACGCGGAACAACCAGAATGATCGCGGCCTATCAGGCCAGCAGCCAGGCCCGGGTCAATGCTGCACTGGAAACCCTGTTCCACGCGCCAAGCCCGGAGCTGGCCCGTCTTTACCAGGCCATGCGCTACAGCGTGATGAACGGCGGCAAGCGCGTGCGTCCGCTGCTGGCCTACGCCGCCTGCGAAGCCCTCGGTGCACGGCCGGAACAGGCCAACGGCGCGGCCTGCGCGGTGGAGCTGATCCACGCCTATTCCCTGGTGCACGACGATCTGCCAGCCATGGACGACGACGACCTGCGTCGCGGCCAGCCAACTACCCATAAAGCCTTCGATGAAGCCTGCGCGATTCTCGCCGG from Pseudomonas chlororaphis subsp. chlororaphis encodes:
- a CDS encoding exodeoxyribonuclease VII small subunit; this encodes MARKKAALDFEQSLADLQTLVERLENGELSLEDSLTAFEQGIGLTRDCQAALAQAEQKVQILLERDGELAEEPFDAEQPE